In Winkia neuii, a genomic segment contains:
- the sucB gene encoding 2-oxoglutarate dehydrogenase, E2 component, dihydrolipoamide succinyltransferase, with amino-acid sequence MSESVKMPALGESITEGTVSRWLKEVGDTVEVDEPIVEVSTDKVDSEVPSPAAGTILKILVPEDETVDVGTEIAIIGDSSEQEEDSSAPDASGQQADAPKSEEKSEGSHADGESTDVKMPALGESITEGTVSRWLKEVGDKIEADEPLVEVSTDKVDSEVPAPVSGYLVEIVVPEDETVDVDTVIARISSSQDAAQSGSTDDIPSSSKKDGDETIVQWAYPQSDGSSSKEVPGTASAEEATDVKMPALGESITEGTVSRWLKEVGDKIEADEPLVEVSTDKVDSEVPAPVSGYLVEIVVPEDETVDVDTVIARIGASADAGSKPAKAAPEEEKKEAPKAPAAPKAPAAPKAPTPPAPPKAPAAPKAPAVPKAPAAPKAPEAPKPAGKPAATGSAAKGGYVTPIVRKLAKEKGVDLATVTGTGIGGRIRKQDVLEAAAHPKATPASADAPAAKKAFRATTPEWQKGLRGSTQKMSGLRRTIAKRMVESLQVSAQLTTVVEVDVTRIANLRKKAKASFQEQQGTKLTFLPFFVKAATEALQAHPKLNARIDGKEVTYFDHEHVGIAVDTPKGLFVPVIKDCGEKDIAQIAHSINDLASRTRDGKVKPDELSGSTFTITNTGSGGALFDTPVINQPEVAILGVGTIVRRPVVVKDADGNENISIRSMVYLAISYDHRLIDGGDAARYLMAVKQRLEEGDFAEEVGL; translated from the coding sequence ATGTCTGAATCAGTGAAGATGCCCGCTCTGGGCGAATCCATCACCGAGGGCACTGTCTCTCGCTGGCTCAAGGAAGTCGGCGACACTGTAGAGGTGGACGAGCCTATCGTTGAAGTATCTACTGACAAGGTAGATTCCGAGGTTCCCTCTCCGGCTGCAGGCACCATCCTCAAAATCTTGGTTCCTGAAGACGAGACTGTCGATGTGGGAACCGAGATCGCAATCATTGGTGATTCGTCTGAGCAGGAAGAGGACTCCTCTGCTCCTGATGCATCTGGCCAGCAAGCCGATGCTCCGAAGTCTGAAGAGAAATCTGAAGGCTCGCATGCCGATGGTGAGTCGACTGATGTGAAGATGCCGGCTCTGGGCGAATCCATCACCGAGGGCACTGTCTCTCGCTGGCTCAAGGAAGTCGGCGACAAGATTGAGGCCGACGAACCGCTGGTCGAAGTATCTACCGACAAGGTCGACTCCGAGGTTCCTGCTCCGGTATCCGGCTACCTAGTAGAGATCGTTGTCCCTGAAGACGAGACCGTAGACGTAGACACAGTCATCGCCCGCATCTCTTCCTCGCAGGACGCTGCCCAGTCCGGCAGCACCGATGACATTCCTTCCTCCTCGAAGAAGGACGGAGACGAGACGATCGTACAGTGGGCTTACCCTCAGTCCGATGGTTCTTCCTCCAAGGAGGTCCCTGGGACCGCATCGGCCGAAGAGGCTACCGATGTGAAGATGCCGGCTCTGGGCGAATCCATCACCGAGGGCACTGTCTCTCGCTGGCTCAAGGAAGTCGGCGACAAGATTGAGGCCGACGAACCGCTGGTCGAAGTATCTACCGACAAGGTCGACTCCGAGGTTCCTGCTCCGGTATCCGGCTACCTAGTCGAGATCGTCGTCCCTGAAGACGAGACCGTAGACGTAGACACAGTCATTGCCCGCATCGGCGCTTCTGCAGACGCAGGTTCCAAGCCAGCGAAGGCTGCGCCGGAGGAAGAAAAGAAGGAAGCTCCGAAGGCACCTGCTGCTCCTAAGGCTCCCGCAGCCCCCAAGGCACCTACTCCGCCAGCTCCTCCGAAGGCACCTGCAGCTCCGAAGGCACCTGCTGTTCCTAAGGCTCCCGCAGCCCCCAAGGCACCAGAGGCTCCCAAACCTGCCGGTAAGCCTGCCGCAACTGGCTCAGCTGCAAAGGGAGGCTACGTAACCCCGATCGTGCGTAAGCTCGCCAAGGAAAAGGGTGTGGATCTAGCGACCGTCACCGGCACCGGCATTGGAGGCAGGATTCGCAAACAGGATGTGCTGGAAGCTGCAGCTCATCCGAAGGCCACTCCTGCTTCAGCAGATGCACCGGCCGCCAAGAAGGCATTCCGCGCAACCACTCCCGAGTGGCAGAAGGGACTTCGTGGCAGCACCCAAAAGATGTCTGGTCTACGGCGCACCATCGCCAAGAGGATGGTGGAATCGCTGCAGGTATCCGCACAACTGACTACTGTTGTCGAGGTCGATGTAACCCGCATTGCCAACCTTCGCAAGAAGGCTAAGGCCTCGTTCCAGGAGCAGCAGGGTACCAAGCTCACCTTCCTCCCCTTCTTCGTCAAGGCGGCAACTGAAGCCTTGCAGGCTCATCCCAAGTTGAATGCTCGCATCGATGGCAAGGAAGTAACCTACTTCGATCACGAGCACGTTGGCATCGCGGTAGATACGCCGAAGGGCTTATTTGTACCGGTAATCAAGGATTGTGGCGAGAAGGATATTGCTCAGATCGCCCATTCGATCAATGATCTGGCCTCCCGCACCCGCGATGGCAAGGTCAAGCCGGATGAACTGTCGGGATCGACCTTCACCATTACCAATACCGGTTCTGGTGGGGCCCTGTTCGACACCCCGGTTATCAACCAGCCCGAGGTCGCAATCTTGGGAGTCGGCACTATTGTCCGTCGCCCGGTTGTAGTAAAGGATGCCGATGGAAACGAGAACATATCAATTCGTTCCATGGTCTATTTGGCTATCAGCTATGATCACCGCCTCATCGACGGTGGCGACGCAGCTCGCTACCTCATGGCAGTAAAGCAGCGCCTAGAAGAGGGCGACTTTGCTGAAGAAGTAGGACTGTAG
- a CDS encoding DEAD/DEAH box helicase → MTIGPLRWLDTAKPVTIPKAQVGEFRSHWLPQLKLAYEVFSSDQSMALNIAAEVSIGLAIDLSEDEATLSWKLRKEWPEETQEDELLHVPSDLTQTWEQIKQIVPDIDKKTLTVPELAAWKRQVIPTLEDIGISISFNEAAQEAHLDNEKIHVTFAGTSNKDWLDLKVRVLIGDAEIPLGTLFAALDSAMPALRLPDGRWVDLSGPELQKLRDLIEEAKLLRPGEEGLLIPKTDVQWIKRARQLGDFTMGQVPCISDDIRPVEEVPGLRVKLRNYQSYGVSWLAHRMQNAMGGILADDMGLGKTVQLLSAIKLSRTEGTVLVVAPTSVVATWVHEAERFLPDLNVASVQTTARRRNESLSDMAQRADILVTTYTLVRLEAERYAKLGWAGLILDEAQAVKNSDTATFKALQNLNVGWCFAVTGTPIENSLSDLHSLTSLALPGLLPSARQFRSKVVLPVEKDGEELPLQAVRARVEPHFLRRTKEEVATDLPPKSEQVLEVELVDQHRHLYDKLLTRERSKALGLIDDPSARVSLLSSLTKIRLMAIDASLVQEQANVPSAKTEALIQQLSQIIPSGHKALVFSQFTKYLKRVRAQIEAAGMKTSYLDGATTNRPRAIAQFSEGDAQVFCISLRAGGTGLTLTEADYVYIMDPWWNPAVEEQAIDRAHRLGQTKPVNVYRLVATDTVEQKVMELKERKQQLLGQVFGASGQNLDTADIAQILGIAN, encoded by the coding sequence ATGACTATTGGACCGTTGCGGTGGCTAGATACGGCAAAACCCGTAACCATTCCCAAGGCACAAGTAGGGGAGTTTAGGTCTCATTGGCTACCGCAACTAAAGCTCGCCTACGAGGTTTTTTCTTCCGACCAATCCATGGCCTTGAACATCGCTGCCGAGGTATCTATTGGGCTGGCAATAGATCTTAGCGAGGACGAAGCAACGCTTTCGTGGAAGCTACGCAAAGAGTGGCCCGAGGAAACTCAAGAGGATGAGCTCTTGCACGTTCCGAGCGATCTCACCCAAACGTGGGAGCAAATAAAACAGATTGTTCCCGATATAGATAAAAAGACGCTCACCGTTCCCGAACTTGCGGCGTGGAAGCGACAGGTTATTCCGACTCTGGAAGATATTGGCATTTCAATATCGTTCAACGAGGCAGCTCAAGAGGCGCATCTAGATAACGAAAAGATACATGTGACCTTTGCGGGCACTTCAAATAAAGATTGGCTGGATCTGAAAGTTCGTGTACTCATAGGAGATGCTGAGATTCCGCTGGGGACACTTTTTGCTGCCTTGGATTCTGCTATGCCCGCGCTTCGTCTTCCAGATGGACGTTGGGTAGACCTTTCCGGTCCCGAGCTGCAGAAGTTGCGAGATTTGATCGAAGAAGCCAAGTTATTGCGTCCTGGGGAAGAAGGACTGCTGATTCCAAAAACTGATGTGCAATGGATAAAGAGGGCGCGTCAGCTTGGCGATTTCACAATGGGACAGGTTCCCTGCATTTCCGACGACATAAGGCCAGTGGAAGAAGTGCCAGGGCTGCGGGTGAAACTGCGGAATTATCAGAGTTACGGAGTAAGTTGGCTGGCCCATAGAATGCAGAATGCCATGGGCGGAATTTTGGCAGACGACATGGGGCTTGGAAAGACAGTTCAGCTCCTTTCCGCAATTAAGTTGTCTAGAACGGAAGGAACAGTGCTTGTAGTTGCCCCCACCTCTGTGGTAGCTACTTGGGTTCACGAGGCTGAACGATTCTTGCCTGATCTAAACGTGGCTTCGGTGCAGACAACTGCTCGGAGAAGAAATGAATCTTTATCGGATATGGCGCAGAGGGCAGACATTCTAGTTACGACCTATACCCTGGTTCGTCTAGAAGCGGAGCGATACGCCAAACTTGGGTGGGCTGGCTTGATTTTGGATGAAGCTCAGGCTGTAAAGAACTCTGATACTGCCACTTTTAAAGCCCTGCAGAACTTGAACGTGGGCTGGTGTTTTGCCGTTACTGGTACGCCAATTGAAAATTCCCTGTCTGACCTGCATTCTCTGACCTCCTTGGCGCTTCCTGGCCTGTTGCCATCTGCGCGGCAATTTCGTTCAAAAGTAGTATTGCCGGTTGAAAAAGATGGGGAAGAATTACCTTTGCAGGCCGTTCGAGCGCGGGTGGAGCCTCATTTCTTGCGTCGGACTAAGGAAGAAGTAGCAACTGATCTGCCTCCAAAGAGTGAACAAGTCCTAGAAGTAGAACTCGTAGATCAGCATCGGCATCTTTACGACAAACTCCTTACCCGCGAGCGGTCTAAGGCGCTTGGGTTGATAGATGATCCATCTGCAAGAGTGTCGCTGCTTTCCTCCCTCACAAAGATTCGATTGATGGCAATTGACGCTTCTTTGGTGCAGGAACAGGCGAATGTGCCATCCGCCAAGACAGAGGCGCTCATTCAGCAGCTGAGCCAGATTATTCCGTCGGGCCACAAAGCTCTGGTTTTCTCGCAATTTACCAAGTATCTAAAGAGGGTTAGGGCGCAAATTGAGGCGGCTGGCATGAAGACCTCCTACTTGGACGGAGCTACTACCAATAGGCCGAGAGCAATAGCGCAATTTTCTGAAGGGGACGCGCAAGTATTTTGTATTTCCTTGCGCGCAGGCGGAACAGGATTGACCCTCACTGAGGCTGACTATGTCTACATAATGGATCCTTGGTGGAATCCAGCGGTGGAAGAACAGGCTATCGACCGAGCGCATAGATTAGGGCAAACCAAACCGGTAAACGTCTACAGGCTGGTAGCTACTGACACTGTGGAGCAGAAGGTGATGGAGCTGAAAGAGCGAAAGCAGCAATTGCTTGGACAGGTTTTCGGAGCTAGCGGGCAGAACTTGGACACTGCAGATATTGCGCAAATTCTAGGAATCGCCAACTAG
- the lpdA gene encoding dihydrolipoyl dehydrogenase — MSEPQYDIVILGAGSGGYAAALRGAQLGMKVALVEGDKVGGTCLHRGCIPTKAILHAAETADNIRESSKFGVKSNFEGIDMAALHKYKDATIGRLYKGLQGLIKSRKIELIQGWGKLVAKDTVEVDGKKITGKNIILASGSYSKTIPGLAIEGRVITSEQALQLDWVPSKAVVLGGGVIGVEFASAWASFGAEVTIIEGLPHLVANEDEAISKGLEKQFRKRGIKFETNTMFDSVTQDDSGVHVKTQDGKSFDADLLLVAIGRGPRTADLGYEEQGIKLERGFVTVDQNLHTGVGNIYAAGDIVPGLQLAHRGFAQGIFLAEHIAGLDPVPVDEKGIPRVTFCEPEIASVGLTEKQAKEEFGEDKVKAVEFNLAGNGKSQMLATAGFIKLVSVEDGPIVGYHALGARIGEQVGEGELIINWEAYPDDVANLIHAHPTQNEAVGEAAMALAGKPLHSHN, encoded by the coding sequence GTGAGCGAACCCCAGTACGACATTGTGATTCTAGGAGCAGGTAGCGGAGGGTACGCAGCAGCGCTTCGCGGTGCCCAGCTCGGCATGAAGGTTGCACTTGTCGAAGGCGACAAGGTTGGTGGCACGTGTCTACACAGGGGTTGCATCCCCACCAAGGCAATCTTGCACGCCGCAGAAACTGCAGACAATATACGCGAGTCTTCAAAGTTCGGAGTGAAGTCGAACTTTGAGGGCATCGACATGGCCGCATTGCACAAGTACAAGGATGCGACCATCGGCCGTCTTTACAAGGGATTGCAGGGCTTGATCAAGTCTCGCAAGATCGAATTGATCCAGGGCTGGGGCAAGCTGGTTGCAAAGGATACTGTCGAGGTAGATGGCAAGAAGATCACCGGCAAGAACATTATCTTGGCTTCCGGTTCCTATTCGAAGACAATTCCCGGGCTCGCAATTGAGGGACGGGTAATTACTTCAGAACAAGCTTTGCAATTGGATTGGGTTCCTTCTAAGGCAGTCGTCTTGGGTGGTGGCGTCATCGGAGTCGAATTTGCCTCAGCTTGGGCTTCCTTCGGCGCCGAGGTTACCATTATTGAGGGGCTTCCCCACCTCGTCGCTAACGAGGACGAAGCTATTTCTAAGGGACTCGAAAAGCAGTTCCGCAAACGTGGTATCAAGTTCGAGACCAACACCATGTTTGATTCGGTAACCCAGGATGATTCGGGAGTTCATGTAAAGACTCAGGACGGCAAGTCTTTCGACGCCGACCTATTGCTTGTTGCTATTGGTCGCGGACCTCGTACTGCTGATCTCGGATACGAGGAGCAGGGAATTAAGCTGGAGCGCGGCTTTGTCACCGTAGACCAGAACCTGCATACCGGGGTTGGCAATATCTATGCTGCCGGGGACATTGTCCCTGGCTTGCAGCTTGCCCACCGCGGGTTCGCCCAAGGTATTTTCTTGGCCGAACATATTGCCGGCCTGGATCCTGTCCCGGTAGACGAGAAAGGTATCCCGCGCGTCACCTTCTGTGAGCCTGAAATTGCCTCTGTCGGCTTAACCGAGAAGCAGGCAAAGGAAGAGTTTGGTGAAGACAAGGTAAAGGCCGTTGAATTCAACCTTGCTGGCAACGGTAAGTCTCAGATGCTGGCTACCGCAGGATTTATTAAGTTGGTCAGCGTCGAAGACGGTCCAATTGTTGGATACCATGCCCTTGGTGCCCGTATTGGCGAGCAGGTTGGCGAGGGCGAACTAATCATCAACTGGGAGGCATACCCAGACGATGTAGCAAATCTCATCCATGCTCACCCCACCCAGAACGAGGCTGTTGGCGAGGCCGCAATGGCGCTTGCCGGTAAGCCATTGCACAGCCACAACTAA
- a CDS encoding tRNA (cytidine(34)-2'-O)-methyltransferase → MLHVIFFEPRIPGNTGAAIRLSACTGSMLHLVEPLCFDMDDTKLKRAGLDYHDLAHVKVHPNLDSALDAVPGNVYAFTGHTSNMYTDVHYESDDGLMFGPEPTGLPEWAMDHPRVTERVRIHMVENIRSLNLANSASIALYEAWRQLGFPGGV, encoded by the coding sequence GTGCTTCACGTAATTTTTTTTGAACCTAGAATCCCCGGGAACACAGGGGCTGCAATCAGGCTATCGGCTTGCACAGGCTCGATGCTGCACCTGGTCGAGCCCCTGTGCTTCGACATGGACGACACCAAACTGAAACGAGCCGGCCTTGATTATCACGATTTGGCCCACGTGAAAGTGCACCCAAATCTAGATAGTGCGCTTGACGCGGTTCCCGGTAATGTGTACGCCTTCACTGGGCATACCAGCAATATGTACACCGATGTCCACTATGAATCAGATGATGGGCTTATGTTCGGCCCAGAGCCCACCGGACTTCCAGAATGGGCAATGGATCATCCGCGCGTAACAGAGCGAGTGCGCATCCACATGGTGGAAAATATTAGGTCGTTGAACCTTGCGAACTCAGCCTCCATAGCACTCTACGAAGCGTGGAGGCAGCTAGGTTTCCCTGGTGGTGTCTAA
- a CDS encoding YbhB/YbcL family Raf kinase inhibitor-like protein, with protein MDLTRPQAPAPYDLMPKTPSFTLTSKNLREGEPMPAEHSAPGGNVSPQLTWEGFPEETESFLLTCFDPDAPTPSGYWHWVITDIPASVTTLEAGIGESDLRLEGPAMHLRNDAGEHSYYGAYPPAGDGPHRYYFAITALDTPSLELDEDTTPTTAVFTANSHTLARAVLMATHETK; from the coding sequence ATGGATTTAACTCGCCCTCAGGCTCCCGCCCCCTATGACTTGATGCCCAAGACTCCCAGCTTCACTTTGACTTCCAAAAATTTACGTGAGGGCGAACCAATGCCAGCGGAGCATAGCGCTCCCGGAGGCAACGTATCTCCACAGTTAACGTGGGAAGGATTCCCAGAAGAAACAGAGTCTTTTCTTCTTACCTGTTTTGATCCAGACGCCCCCACTCCCTCTGGCTACTGGCATTGGGTAATAACTGACATCCCGGCTTCTGTTACAACACTCGAGGCAGGTATCGGCGAATCCGATCTTCGTCTGGAGGGGCCAGCGATGCACCTACGCAACGATGCCGGAGAACATTCTTATTACGGTGCTTACCCACCCGCCGGAGATGGACCGCACCGTTACTATTTCGCAATCACCGCTCTGGACACGCCTTCACTGGAATTAGATGAAGACACGACGCCCACCACAGCTGTATTCACCGCCAACTCGCACACGCTAGCTCGCGCGGTGCTGATGGCAACCCACGAAACCAAGTAG
- a CDS encoding error-prone DNA polymerase: protein MYFPYYELHAHSAYSFLDGASSPAALVEEAATLGLEGIAITDTDGLYAAVQANMASRRVGINALYGAELTVEGACIPVIARGPKGYSALSELISKANLALGERKKAQYTLGQLSDQLADEAVILTGTKNGLLGKGEDVDRATLRRLKDLFPKDNIAVECTLYGVSGEAEWADYLAQLAKQESLRLVATTAARCARMRDRPLADVLAVTRMNKTLDEAQGFLPAARACLRSANEMGQLHRTHIEAVENTAYFGERCAFDLRLVAPDLPRPPVPEGHTPASWLRHLTYLGAQERYGSKRENPQAYAQLDHELAVIEKLDFPGYFLIVWDIVQFCKRKNILCQGRGSAANSAVCYVLGITAVDAVANKMMFERFLSPLRSGPPDIDVDIEAVRREEVIQYVYATYGRHHAGQVAAIQTYRPRSAVRDAARALGHPVGRASAWTKYAFGGKRKKVTRAEGIPQDVAQMADQLLQLPRHLGLHSGGMVLTRQPLTSVCPVQWAAMKDRSVLQWDKDDCADAGLVKFDLLGLGMLTALRLAFDAIQEDEQREKPLALHNMPAEDPRVYELLQRADTVGVFQVESRAQMNTLPRLKPRNFYDIVVEVALIRPGPIQGQAVNPYINRRNGREEVTYLHPLLKPALEKTLGVPLFQEQLMQIAVDAAGLSPARADELRKAMGAKRSVEKMELLEPELLSGMEQRGISEDVAKKIFSQLRGFAEFGFPESHAFSFAYIVYASAWLKVHYPEYFYAGILGAQPMGFYSPESLISDARRHGVAVGGPDCNVSQTGPTVQKGSIGRDLHTSPVKLDVRTDRLVRLGLEAVKGVGSFWANRIVSERDLFGPYLSLRDFAERSGAPASVIEALGQAGALSFTGLSRREVMWAAAAVANPISRKGQYQPYLPGTTPVVSVPELKRMGIEERMVADMSTMGISLSTHPFSPLRQEMTKRGVYPIAELSERADGDQVWVGGLVTHRQRPHTARGTTFLSLEDETGLANVVCSPGLWERYRQVATTSHALVVRGVIEKGDGVVAVVANKLVQILDVVPVHSRDFR from the coding sequence GTGTATTTTCCGTACTATGAGCTTCATGCTCACTCGGCATACTCGTTTTTAGATGGTGCTAGTTCGCCAGCAGCCCTAGTCGAAGAGGCTGCCACGCTTGGACTAGAAGGAATAGCGATCACTGATACGGATGGGCTGTATGCGGCTGTGCAGGCGAATATGGCAAGTAGGCGTGTTGGGATAAATGCTCTGTATGGTGCAGAACTAACTGTTGAAGGCGCTTGTATTCCGGTGATCGCTCGTGGGCCTAAGGGGTACAGTGCACTCAGTGAACTTATTTCTAAGGCTAATTTGGCGTTAGGTGAGCGTAAGAAAGCTCAATATACGTTGGGGCAGCTCAGTGATCAATTAGCTGATGAAGCGGTAATACTTACAGGCACCAAAAACGGATTACTAGGGAAGGGGGAGGACGTAGATCGCGCTACTTTGCGACGTCTAAAAGATCTTTTCCCCAAAGATAATATTGCTGTGGAGTGCACTCTTTATGGAGTATCCGGAGAAGCAGAGTGGGCAGATTATCTTGCGCAACTGGCAAAACAGGAGTCCTTGCGGTTGGTGGCTACTACTGCCGCCCGGTGTGCACGCATGAGAGATCGCCCTCTAGCTGACGTGTTAGCTGTTACCCGTATGAATAAAACTCTAGATGAGGCGCAGGGGTTCCTGCCGGCAGCCAGGGCTTGCTTGCGTTCTGCTAACGAGATGGGTCAGCTTCACCGGACGCATATTGAGGCAGTAGAGAATACTGCGTATTTCGGCGAGAGGTGCGCGTTTGATCTTAGGTTGGTAGCTCCTGATCTACCTCGGCCTCCGGTTCCTGAAGGGCATACTCCAGCTAGTTGGTTACGCCATTTAACGTATTTGGGAGCGCAAGAACGCTACGGTTCAAAGAGGGAAAATCCGCAGGCTTATGCGCAGTTGGATCACGAACTAGCGGTAATTGAGAAACTCGATTTTCCTGGATATTTCTTGATTGTTTGGGATATTGTCCAGTTCTGTAAACGCAAAAATATTTTGTGTCAAGGACGCGGGTCCGCAGCAAATTCCGCAGTTTGTTACGTCTTGGGTATTACTGCCGTGGACGCCGTTGCCAACAAGATGATGTTCGAGCGATTCCTCTCTCCGCTTCGTTCTGGGCCTCCCGATATAGACGTGGACATTGAAGCTGTACGGCGTGAGGAAGTTATCCAGTATGTGTATGCCACCTATGGTCGCCATCATGCTGGGCAAGTCGCTGCAATTCAAACATATCGTCCCCGTTCGGCGGTGCGTGACGCCGCCAGAGCGCTCGGCCATCCGGTGGGCAGGGCAAGCGCTTGGACAAAATATGCATTTGGGGGGAAACGGAAGAAGGTTACTCGCGCAGAAGGAATTCCTCAGGATGTGGCGCAGATGGCTGATCAGTTATTACAACTGCCTAGACATCTGGGGCTTCATTCTGGAGGGATGGTTCTTACTCGCCAGCCCTTAACCTCGGTATGTCCTGTGCAGTGGGCTGCAATGAAAGATCGGTCTGTGTTGCAGTGGGATAAGGATGATTGTGCGGATGCTGGCTTGGTTAAATTTGATCTACTTGGGCTCGGCATGCTTACTGCTTTGCGGCTAGCTTTTGACGCAATTCAAGAGGACGAGCAAAGGGAGAAACCGCTTGCGCTCCACAATATGCCTGCCGAAGATCCGCGCGTTTATGAGCTCCTGCAGCGTGCTGACACCGTGGGCGTGTTTCAAGTTGAGTCTAGAGCGCAGATGAACACCTTGCCCCGACTGAAGCCGCGCAATTTTTACGACATAGTCGTGGAGGTGGCCCTCATTCGGCCCGGACCTATTCAGGGACAGGCCGTCAATCCCTACATAAATAGGCGGAATGGTAGAGAAGAGGTGACTTACCTTCATCCTCTTTTGAAACCAGCCTTGGAAAAGACGTTGGGGGTGCCGCTATTTCAGGAGCAGTTGATGCAGATCGCGGTAGATGCTGCAGGTCTTAGTCCCGCTCGTGCTGACGAGCTGCGAAAGGCTATGGGGGCAAAAAGATCTGTAGAAAAAATGGAACTTCTGGAACCAGAACTTCTTTCGGGGATGGAACAGCGGGGCATTAGCGAGGACGTAGCTAAAAAAATTTTTTCTCAGTTACGCGGATTTGCCGAGTTTGGTTTTCCCGAATCGCATGCTTTTTCCTTTGCCTATATTGTGTATGCTTCCGCTTGGCTCAAGGTGCACTATCCAGAATACTTTTACGCTGGAATCTTGGGTGCCCAGCCAATGGGCTTTTATTCTCCGGAGTCGCTGATCTCTGATGCAAGAAGACATGGGGTAGCTGTGGGCGGGCCAGACTGCAACGTGTCTCAAACCGGTCCTACAGTGCAAAAAGGTTCTATAGGTCGTGATCTGCATACGTCACCAGTCAAACTGGATGTGCGCACAGATCGACTAGTACGCCTGGGCCTTGAAGCAGTCAAAGGGGTGGGGAGTTTCTGGGCCAACCGGATCGTGAGTGAGAGAGACCTTTTTGGTCCTTACTTATCTCTGCGGGATTTTGCTGAGCGTAGCGGAGCTCCGGCAAGTGTAATTGAGGCGTTGGGGCAGGCAGGAGCGTTGTCTTTTACGGGACTTTCTAGGCGCGAGGTTATGTGGGCCGCCGCTGCTGTGGCTAACCCAATTTCAAGGAAAGGCCAGTATCAGCCGTATTTGCCGGGAACAACTCCAGTGGTATCGGTGCCGGAGTTGAAAAGAATGGGGATTGAAGAACGCATGGTTGCAGACATGTCGACTATGGGCATTTCGCTGTCTACTCATCCCTTCAGTCCTTTGCGCCAAGAAATGACGAAGCGGGGTGTTTATCCAATTGCAGAGTTGTCGGAGCGTGCAGATGGCGATCAAGTTTGGGTTGGGGGATTGGTCACTCATCGGCAAAGACCCCATACTGCGAGAGGAACCACATTTTTATCTTTAGAAGATGAAACCGGACTTGCTAACGTGGTCTGCTCGCCAGGGCTTTGGGAAAGATATCGGCAGGTAGCGACTACTTCGCACGCTCTAGTTGTGAGGGGAGTAATAGAAAAAGGAGATGGAGTAGTAGCGGTGGTAGCGAATAAGTTGGTACAGATTTTAGATGTTGTTCCAGTCCATTCGCGGGATTTTAGGTGA
- a CDS encoding DNA polymerase Y family protein, whose translation MSLRRCVGWLPGWQFSSFADLESTAPAAVVSANKIVTVTPAAARYGVQSGQKIRWARSLCPKLIEVSPSKLLTQTFEPVLIAAESVMAGVTPWRPGLFFAPARGAAKWHGGEQELCVGLTEAIAEAGGWECRVGIATGTLSAILAAREQVIVPEGEERDYLAPRPLKEAVWARGAEIAKTAQLLSKFGIETLGQLAQLRRREVGARFGMDGLALHDLASGKDIRIEPAARGEQGVSVSVPCEEPASSYSQAAFTVRICILRFMRALEQKGLTCARVKISAAAARGKELQRTWMLDPGWGEKI comes from the coding sequence ATGAGCCTGCGTAGATGTGTGGGGTGGCTGCCCGGCTGGCAGTTCTCCTCTTTTGCGGATTTGGAATCTACTGCTCCGGCAGCTGTAGTGAGCGCGAACAAAATAGTTACTGTTACTCCAGCAGCGGCTAGATATGGGGTGCAAAGCGGGCAAAAAATCAGATGGGCCCGGTCTCTTTGTCCGAAGCTGATAGAAGTTTCTCCTTCAAAACTACTGACACAAACATTTGAACCTGTCTTGATTGCTGCCGAAAGTGTAATGGCTGGTGTTACGCCTTGGCGGCCAGGATTATTTTTTGCTCCCGCCAGGGGGGCCGCTAAGTGGCATGGCGGAGAACAAGAACTATGCGTGGGGCTGACCGAAGCGATCGCCGAAGCTGGGGGGTGGGAATGCCGAGTAGGGATAGCAACGGGAACCCTGAGTGCAATACTGGCAGCCCGAGAACAGGTGATAGTGCCAGAAGGGGAAGAACGTGATTACTTGGCGCCCCGTCCTCTAAAAGAAGCGGTGTGGGCACGAGGGGCCGAAATAGCGAAAACCGCACAACTACTATCTAAATTCGGGATTGAAACGTTAGGGCAGTTAGCGCAGCTGCGTAGACGCGAAGTCGGAGCCCGATTTGGGATGGATGGCCTAGCTCTGCATGATTTAGCTAGCGGCAAAGACATACGAATAGAGCCTGCAGCAAGAGGGGAACAAGGGGTAAGCGTGAGCGTTCCCTGTGAAGAGCCTGCAAGTAGCTACTCTCAAGCCGCCTTTACAGTAAGGATATGCATACTGCGATTTATGCGAGCCTTGGAGCAGAAAGGCCTTACCTGTGCGCGAGTAAAGATATCCGCTGCCGCCGCTCGTGGAAAGGAGCTACAAAGAACCTGGATGCTTGACCCCGGATGGGGTGAAAAGATTTAA